In Nitrosomonas stercoris, the genomic stretch AACTCAAGTTTCTAAATCAGCTAAATTTGGTTAAATCAGAACTGGATGCCCTGAATTGGGCTAATCATATTCATTAAGAAGAAACTCCAGGGTTTTCTGGGTTTTTTCTGTATAAATTCTACTTTTTCACCGATTTTTACTTCGAATTGATCGCTTGGCTGTTATGGTTGTTACTTTCCGATCATTGTTTGTGGATTGACCCATACATCGAATTGTTCCGCGGTTACATAGCCTAGCTTAATAGCAGCAGCTTTCAAAGTAAGTGCTTCGTGATGCGCTTTTTCCGCAATTTCTGCTGCTTTGTCATAACCGATGTGAGGACTCAGAGCAGTGACAAGCATCAGTGAATTGTGTAGATGCTGTTGAATGCGCTCAGTATTTGCTGTTATGCCAATAATGCAATGTGTGTTGAAACTTTCAGCACCATCTGCCAGCAAACGCACACTTTGTAAAAAATTATAGATGATCAGGGGTTTCATGACATTCAGTTCGAAATTACCCATAGCTCCTCCCAAATTAATAGCAACATCATTGCCTATCACCTGACATGCGAGCATGACTACGGCTTCAGCTTGAGTTGGATTAACCTTACCTGGCATGATTGAGCTGCCCGGTTCGTTCTCTGGAATCAGGATTTCGCCAATGCCACAACGTGGTCCGGAAGCTAGCCAGCGTATATCGTTGGCCAGTTTGATGAATATGCCGGCGATTGTTTTCAGTACACCATGTGCGTGAACCAGCGCATCATGCGCGGCCAGTGCTTCAAACTTATTAGGTGCGGTCACGAAAGGGCAACCCGTGAAATCAGCTATTTCTGCCGCAGCGCGTTGTGCAAATTGCGGATGAGTATTCAAACCGGTACCGACTGCTGTTCCGCCGAGCGCTAATTCAAGCAGATGTGGTAACGCAGATTCGAGATGAGCCAATCCATGATCAAGTTGTGAAACATAGCCAGAAAATTCTTGCCCGAGCGTCAGTGGGGTAGCGTCTTGTAGATGAGTGCGGCCAATTTTGACAATATCTTGGAATTCAGCTGATTTGGTGGCCAGAGTGGTGCGCAAGGTTTTCAGCGCGGGGATCAGTTTGCTATTAATAGCTTCCACGGCAGCAATGTGCATGGCTGTAGGAAATACATCGTTAGAAGATTGCCCGCAATTTACATGATCATTGGGGTGGACAGTACGTTCTTTCCCACGTGCTCCGCCCATTATTTCCGAGGCACGATTGGCTAGCACTTCATTCATGTTCATGTTGGTTTGGGTGCCAGAACCGGTTTGCCAAATAACCAACGGAAATTCACTGGCGTGCTTTCCTGCCAAAACTTCATCTGTAGCTGCAATAATTGCCTGCGCAATATCTT encodes the following:
- a CDS encoding fumarate hydratase class II, producing MTNSYREERDSMGTISVPANALWGAQTQRSLTNFAISGERMPLALISALAVVKRSAASVNQALGLLEKDIAQAIIAATDEVLAGKHASEFPLVIWQTGSGTQTNMNMNEVLANRASEIMGGARGKERTVHPNDHVNCGQSSNDVFPTAMHIAAVEAINSKLIPALKTLRTTLATKSAEFQDIVKIGRTHLQDATPLTLGQEFSGYVSQLDHGLAHLESALPHLLELALGGTAVGTGLNTHPQFAQRAAAEIADFTGCPFVTAPNKFEALAAHDALVHAHGVLKTIAGIFIKLANDIRWLASGPRCGIGEILIPENEPGSSIMPGKVNPTQAEAVVMLACQVIGNDVAINLGGAMGNFELNVMKPLIIYNFLQSVRLLADGAESFNTHCIIGITANTERIQQHLHNSLMLVTALSPHIGYDKAAEIAEKAHHEALTLKAAAIKLGYVTAEQFDVWVNPQTMIGK